A DNA window from Pseudomonas resinovorans NBRC 106553 contains the following coding sequences:
- a CDS encoding methyl-accepting chemotaxis protein, which translates to MGLFNTKAQAQLRAQHLASLIQGLADGNLDQSIGSGDDLTWAPVYDSLAKLQQGLRQQRAEAASTEALERALVEMTHQHSDGWIDEVIPVDKFAGTQARIAKGINDLVAAHISVKMQVVGVVTAYGRGDFSRDMERLPGKKAQITEAIDGVRDRLQAAARAAGENTRIKSALDNCSTNVMIADGERNIIYMNKTVTSMLQNAEADLRKALPSFSVNRLLGGSIDQFHKNPEHQKRLLATFTSTFRTQIEVGGRTFGLVANPVISDTGERLGSVVEWADRTVEVNVEREVAALVNAAAAGDFTKRISEDGKSGFILNLASGLNQLVDTADKGLKDISRMLGALAQGDLSQSISADYQGTFGELKDYSNETAQSLSRMLGQIRESADTINTAASEIASGNAELSTRTEQQASSLEETASSMEELTSTVKLNAENARQANSLAVNASEVATEGGNVVQKVVNTMASINESARKISDIIGVIDGIAFQTNILALNAAVEAARAGEQGRGFAVVAAEVRTLAQRSAAAAKEIKTLISDSVNKVENGNTLVAQAGQTMSDIVIAIKRVTDIMAEIAAASTEQSRGIEEVNGAVNQMDEMTQQNAALVEQAAAAAEALQEQAGLMAQSVAVFKLDPAHAAPPAQHVQQAKRSTRQPQPARGGRGARSKEEEWEEF; encoded by the coding sequence ATGGGTCTGTTCAACACCAAAGCACAAGCTCAGCTTCGCGCGCAGCACCTGGCCAGCCTGATCCAGGGCCTGGCCGACGGCAACCTCGACCAATCCATCGGCAGCGGTGACGACCTCACCTGGGCGCCGGTCTACGACAGCCTGGCGAAGCTGCAGCAGGGCCTGCGCCAGCAACGCGCGGAAGCCGCCAGCACCGAGGCGCTGGAGCGCGCCCTGGTGGAGATGACCCACCAGCACAGCGACGGCTGGATCGACGAAGTGATCCCGGTGGACAAGTTCGCCGGCACCCAGGCGCGCATCGCCAAGGGCATCAACGACCTGGTGGCCGCCCACATCTCGGTGAAGATGCAGGTGGTGGGCGTGGTCACGGCCTACGGCCGTGGCGACTTCAGCCGCGACATGGAACGCCTGCCCGGCAAGAAGGCGCAGATCACCGAGGCCATCGACGGCGTGCGCGACCGCCTCCAGGCCGCCGCCCGCGCCGCCGGGGAAAACACCAGGATCAAGAGCGCCCTGGACAACTGCAGCACCAACGTGATGATCGCCGACGGCGAGCGCAACATCATCTACATGAACAAGACCGTCACCAGCATGCTGCAGAACGCCGAGGCGGACCTGCGCAAGGCCCTGCCGAGCTTCTCGGTGAACCGCCTGCTGGGTGGCTCCATCGACCAGTTCCACAAGAACCCCGAGCACCAGAAGCGCCTGCTCGCCACCTTCACCAGCACCTTCCGCACCCAGATCGAAGTCGGCGGGCGCACCTTCGGCCTGGTGGCCAACCCGGTGATCAGCGACACCGGCGAACGCCTGGGCTCGGTGGTGGAATGGGCCGACCGCACGGTGGAAGTGAACGTCGAGCGCGAAGTGGCCGCCCTGGTCAACGCCGCCGCCGCCGGGGACTTCACCAAGCGCATCAGCGAAGACGGCAAGAGCGGCTTCATCCTCAACCTGGCCAGCGGCCTCAACCAGCTGGTGGATACCGCCGACAAGGGCCTCAAGGATATCTCGCGGATGCTCGGTGCCCTGGCCCAGGGCGACCTGTCCCAGAGCATCAGCGCCGACTACCAGGGCACCTTCGGCGAGCTCAAGGACTACTCCAACGAAACCGCGCAGAGCCTCTCGCGCATGCTCGGGCAGATCCGCGAGTCGGCCGACACCATCAACACCGCCGCCAGCGAGATCGCCAGCGGCAACGCAGAACTCTCGACCCGCACCGAGCAGCAGGCCTCCAGCCTGGAGGAAACCGCCTCGAGCATGGAGGAACTGACCAGCACGGTGAAACTCAACGCGGAGAACGCGCGCCAGGCCAACTCCCTGGCGGTGAACGCCTCGGAGGTCGCCACCGAGGGCGGCAACGTGGTGCAGAAGGTGGTCAACACCATGGCCTCCATCAATGAGTCGGCACGCAAGATCTCCGACATCATCGGCGTGATCGACGGCATCGCCTTCCAGACCAACATCCTCGCCCTCAACGCCGCGGTGGAAGCCGCACGCGCCGGCGAGCAGGGCCGTGGCTTCGCCGTGGTGGCGGCCGAGGTGCGCACCCTGGCGCAACGCTCAGCGGCGGCGGCCAAGGAGATCAAGACACTGATCTCCGACTCGGTGAACAAGGTGGAGAACGGCAACACCCTGGTGGCCCAGGCCGGGCAGACCATGAGCGACATCGTGATCGCCATCAAGCGGGTCACCGACATCATGGCCGAGATCGCCGCCGCCTCCACGGAGCAGAGTCGCGGCATCGAGGAGGTCAACGGCGCGGTCAACCAGATGGACGAGATGACCCAGCAGAACGCCGCCCTGGTGGAACAGGCCGCGGCGGCCGCCGAAGCGCTGCAGGAACAGGCCGGGCTGATGGCCCAGTCGGTGGCAGTGTTCAAGCTCGACCCGGCCCACGCCGCGCCGCCGGCCCAGCACGTGCAGCAGGCCAAGCGCAGCACGCGCCAGCCGCAGCCGGCACGGGGCGGTCGGGGTGCGCGGAGCAAGGAAGAGGAGTGGGAAGAGTTCTAG
- a CDS encoding acetaldehyde dehydrogenase (acetylating): protein MSKKLKAAIIGPGNIGTDLLIKMRRSEWIEPVWMVGVDPTSEGLRRAAEFGLKTTAGGVDGLLPHVLDDDIRIAFDATSAYVHAENSRKLNELGVIMIDLTPAAIGPYCVPPVNLKEHAETLALNVNMVTCGGQATIPMVAAVSRVQPVEYGEIVATVSSRSVGPGTRQNIDEFTRTTAGAVEKIGGAKRGKAIIVINPAEPPLMMRDTIHCLTEGEPDQAEIRASVLHMVKEVQRYVPGYKLINGPVFDGRKVSIFIEVEGLGDFLPKSAGNLDIMTAAGLRTAEMFAEEAHKGALTLPAR, encoded by the coding sequence ATGAGCAAGAAACTCAAGGCGGCCATCATCGGGCCGGGCAATATCGGCACCGATCTGCTGATCAAGATGCGCCGTTCGGAATGGATCGAGCCGGTGTGGATGGTGGGCGTGGACCCGACCTCGGAGGGCCTGAGACGCGCCGCCGAGTTCGGCCTGAAAACCACGGCGGGCGGCGTCGACGGCCTGCTGCCCCATGTGCTGGACGACGACATCCGCATCGCCTTCGACGCCACCTCGGCCTATGTGCACGCCGAGAACAGCCGCAAGCTCAATGAGCTGGGGGTGATCATGATCGACCTCACCCCGGCGGCCATCGGCCCCTACTGCGTGCCGCCGGTCAACCTCAAGGAGCACGCCGAAACCCTCGCGCTGAACGTCAACATGGTCACCTGCGGCGGCCAGGCCACCATCCCGATGGTGGCGGCGGTGTCCCGGGTGCAGCCGGTGGAATACGGCGAGATCGTCGCCACGGTGTCGTCCCGCTCGGTGGGCCCGGGCACCCGGCAGAACATCGACGAGTTTACCCGCACCACCGCCGGCGCCGTGGAGAAGATCGGCGGTGCCAAGCGCGGCAAGGCGATCATCGTGATCAACCCGGCCGAGCCGCCGCTGATGATGCGCGACACCATCCATTGCCTCACCGAAGGCGAGCCGGACCAGGCGGAAATCCGCGCCTCGGTGCTGCACATGGTCAAGGAGGTGCAGCGCTACGTACCGGGCTACAAGTTGATCAACGGCCCGGTGTTCGACGGCCGCAAGGTGTCGATCTTCATCGAGGTGGAAGGGCTGGGGGATTTCCTGCCCAAGTCCGCCGGCAACCTGGACATCATGACCGCCGCCGGCCTGCGCACCGCCGAGATGTTCGCCGAAGAAGCCCACAAGGGCGCCCTCACGCTCCCCGCCCGCTGA
- a CDS encoding putative chemoreceptor glutamine deamidase CheD, which translates to MKGETAGAIAATRYFDPDFQLPAVKVLPGEFYATAEDQVLVAVLGSCIAVCLFDAQRGIGGMNHFLLPDPGPGSGMASAATHHGVRIMEQLSEDLLRLGARRHQLEAKVFGAGNLPHELLRHDTTLRTVEFIHSYLDTEGITLLAEDVMGAEARKVYVFPSSGKVLVKKFKSLHNDTILQRELEYMLYLKRGEALGPYDLFEE; encoded by the coding sequence ATGAAAGGAGAAACCGCCGGCGCCATCGCCGCCACCCGCTATTTCGACCCGGACTTCCAGCTGCCGGCGGTCAAGGTGCTGCCCGGCGAGTTCTACGCCACGGCAGAAGACCAGGTGCTGGTGGCGGTGCTCGGCAGCTGCATCGCGGTGTGCCTGTTCGATGCCCAGCGCGGCATCGGCGGCATGAACCACTTCCTGTTGCCCGACCCCGGCCCCGGCAGCGGCATGGCCAGCGCCGCCACCCACCACGGCGTGCGCATCATGGAGCAACTCTCCGAGGACCTGCTGCGCCTGGGCGCCCGCCGCCACCAGCTGGAGGCCAAGGTGTTCGGCGCCGGCAACCTGCCCCACGAACTGCTGCGCCACGACACAACCCTGCGCACCGTGGAGTTCATCCACAGCTACCTGGACACCGAAGGCATCACCCTGCTGGCCGAGGACGTGATGGGCGCCGAGGCGCGCAAGGTCTACGTCTTCCCCTCCAGCGGCAAGGTGCTGGTAAAGAAGTTCAAGAGCCTGCACAACGACACCATCCTCCAGCGCGAGCTGGAATACATGCTCTACCTCAAGCGCGGCGAGGCGCTCGGCCCCTACGACCTGTTCGAGGAATGA
- a CDS encoding SDR family oxidoreductase translates to MGDPMDFSGKVVLVTGGGKGVGRGISQRFLQGGAEVVICGRNAPDSLPAHGAHEAVFLPCDVRDLEQLQAMLDTIVERFGRLDVLVNNAGGAPHAEAATASPRFSESIIRLNLLAPLNLCQLANRVMQAQPQGGAIINICSVSATRPSPGTAAYGAAKAGLLNLTRSLAVEWAPKVRVNAVTAGLILTEQAELHYGDAAGMARVAAGIPLQRLATPGDIGDACLYLASPLASYVSGADICVHGGGEKPAFLDAAGVN, encoded by the coding sequence ATGGGCGACCCGATGGATTTCAGCGGCAAGGTGGTACTGGTAACGGGCGGCGGCAAGGGCGTGGGGCGTGGCATCAGCCAGCGCTTCCTGCAAGGCGGCGCCGAGGTGGTGATCTGCGGGCGCAACGCGCCGGACAGCCTGCCGGCCCACGGCGCCCACGAGGCTGTCTTCCTGCCCTGCGACGTGCGTGACCTGGAGCAACTGCAAGCCATGCTCGACACCATCGTGGAGCGCTTCGGCCGCCTCGACGTGCTGGTGAACAACGCCGGCGGCGCGCCCCATGCCGAAGCGGCCACGGCCTCGCCACGCTTCTCCGAATCCATCATCCGCCTCAACCTGCTGGCGCCCCTCAACCTCTGCCAGCTGGCCAACCGGGTGATGCAGGCGCAGCCACAAGGCGGCGCCATCATCAACATCTGCAGCGTCAGCGCCACCCGCCCCTCCCCCGGCACCGCCGCCTATGGCGCGGCCAAGGCCGGCTTGCTCAACCTCACCCGGTCGCTGGCCGTGGAATGGGCACCCAAGGTGCGGGTGAACGCGGTAACCGCCGGGCTGATCCTCACCGAACAGGCCGAACTGCATTACGGCGATGCCGCAGGCATGGCAAGGGTGGCGGCGGGTATTCCCCTGCAACGCCTGGCCACCCCGGGGGATATCGGCGATGCCTGCCTGTACCTCGCCTCGCCGCTGGCCAGCTATGTGAGCGGCGCGGATATCTGCGTGCATGGTGGCGGGGAGAAGCCGGCGTTTCTCGACGCCGCCGGGGTGAATTGA
- the dmpG gene encoding 4-hydroxy-2-oxovalerate aldolase, translated as MNLQGKHVRLHDMSLRDGMHAKRHQISLDEMVAVATGLDAAGVPLIEITHGDGLGGASLNYGFPAHSDEEYFAAVIPKLKQAKVSALLLPGIGTLDHLKMARDHGVATIRVATHCTEADVSGQHIGMAAKMGLDTVGFLMMAHKVSAEKLLEQARLMESYGANCIYCTDSAGYMLPDEVTEKIGALRAGLNAGTEVGFHGHHNMGMAIANSLAAIEAGAARIDGSVAGLGAGAGNTPLEVFVAVLERMGVASGIDLYKIMDVAEDLVVPMMDQPIRVDRDALTLGYAGVYSSFLLFAKRAEQKYGIQARELLVELGRRGTVGGQEDMIEDLALTLSRQREVLPT; from the coding sequence ATGAACCTGCAAGGTAAGCACGTGCGCCTGCACGACATGAGCCTGCGCGATGGCATGCACGCCAAGCGCCACCAGATCAGCCTGGACGAGATGGTCGCCGTTGCCACCGGCCTGGACGCCGCCGGCGTGCCGCTGATCGAGATCACCCACGGCGATGGCCTGGGCGGCGCCTCGCTGAACTACGGCTTCCCGGCCCACTCGGACGAGGAGTACTTCGCCGCGGTGATCCCGAAGCTCAAGCAGGCCAAGGTGTCCGCGCTGCTGCTGCCGGGCATCGGCACCCTCGACCACCTGAAGATGGCCCGCGACCACGGCGTTGCCACCATCCGCGTCGCCACCCACTGCACCGAGGCCGACGTGTCCGGCCAGCACATCGGCATGGCGGCGAAGATGGGCCTGGATACCGTCGGCTTCCTGATGATGGCGCACAAGGTCAGCGCGGAAAAACTGCTGGAGCAGGCCAGGCTGATGGAGAGCTACGGCGCCAACTGCATCTACTGCACGGATTCGGCCGGCTACATGCTGCCCGATGAAGTGACCGAGAAGATCGGCGCGCTGCGCGCCGGGCTGAATGCCGGCACCGAAGTGGGCTTCCACGGCCACCACAACATGGGCATGGCGATCGCCAACTCCCTGGCCGCCATCGAGGCCGGCGCCGCGCGCATCGACGGCTCGGTGGCGGGCCTGGGCGCTGGCGCCGGCAACACGCCGCTGGAGGTGTTCGTCGCGGTGCTGGAGCGCATGGGCGTGGCCAGCGGCATCGACCTGTACAAGATCATGGACGTGGCCGAGGACCTGGTGGTGCCGATGATGGACCAGCCCATCCGCGTCGACCGCGATGCCCTGACCCTCGGCTATGCCGGGGTGTACAGCTCCTTCCTGCTGTTCGCCAAGCGCGCCGAGCAGAAGTACGGCATCCAGGCCCGCGAGCTGCTGGTGGAACTGGGCCGCCGCGGCACCGTTGGCGGCCAGGAAGACATGATCGAAGACCTGGCCCTGACCCTGTCGCGCCAGCGCGAGGTGTTGCCGACCTGA
- a CDS encoding chemotaxis protein CheW, translating to MNSPSVQQGGQPAQEYLTFTLGREEYAIDILRVQEIRGYDQVTAIANSPAFIKGVINLRGAIVPIVDLRIKFNLADVTYDPFTVVIILNIGRRIVGVVVDSVSDVIALSGEEIKPPPEFGASFDTEYLLGLATVAERMLILVDIEKLMTSREMGLVEAAAA from the coding sequence ATGAACTCCCCTAGCGTGCAACAGGGCGGGCAACCGGCCCAGGAGTACCTGACCTTCACCCTCGGTCGCGAGGAGTACGCCATCGACATACTCCGGGTGCAGGAAATTCGCGGCTATGACCAGGTGACCGCCATCGCCAACAGCCCGGCCTTCATCAAGGGCGTGATCAACCTGCGTGGCGCCATCGTTCCCATCGTCGACCTGCGCATCAAGTTCAACCTGGCCGACGTCACCTACGACCCCTTCACCGTGGTGATCATCCTCAACATCGGCCGGCGCATCGTCGGCGTGGTGGTGGACTCGGTGTCCGACGTGATCGCCCTGTCAGGCGAGGAGATCAAGCCACCGCCGGAGTTCGGCGCCAGTTTCGATACCGAATACCTGCTGGGCCTAGCCACCGTGGCCGAGCGGATGTTGATCCTGGTGGATATCGAGAAGCTGATGACCAGCCGCGAAATGGGCCTGGTCGAAGCAGCCGCAGCCTGA
- a CDS encoding fumarylacetoacetate hydrolase family protein, producing the protein MNEALHRQYGDELYQALVAGSTLQPLTSRWPGIGIDDAYRISLRTISRRVAAGDAIVGKKIGVTSAAVQRMLDVHQPDFGFITRDMRFDDGAEISLAANRLIQPRAEGEIAFKLKHNLIGPGVTEQDVLEATDYVMPCFEIVDSRIHDWKIRIQDTVADNASCGVFVLGREQVDPRELDLPNLHMRVFKNGAQISEGLGSAVQGNPLTAVAWLANTLGELGIPFKAGEIILSGSLVPLEPARAGDRFELTIEGLGSARVSFRD; encoded by the coding sequence ATGAACGAGGCATTGCACCGTCAATACGGCGACGAGCTTTACCAGGCGCTGGTCGCCGGAAGCACCCTGCAACCCCTGACCAGCCGCTGGCCGGGCATCGGCATCGACGACGCCTACCGCATTTCCCTGCGCACCATCTCGCGCCGGGTGGCGGCGGGCGACGCCATCGTCGGCAAGAAGATCGGCGTCACCTCCGCAGCCGTGCAACGCATGCTCGATGTGCACCAGCCGGACTTCGGCTTCATCACCCGTGACATGCGCTTCGACGATGGCGCCGAGATTTCCCTCGCCGCCAACCGCCTGATCCAGCCCCGCGCCGAGGGCGAAATCGCCTTCAAGCTCAAGCACAACCTGATCGGCCCCGGCGTGACCGAGCAGGACGTGCTGGAGGCCACCGACTACGTGATGCCGTGCTTCGAGATAGTCGATTCGCGCATCCACGACTGGAAGATCCGCATCCAGGACACCGTGGCCGACAACGCCTCCTGCGGGGTCTTCGTGCTCGGCCGCGAGCAGGTGGACCCGCGCGAGCTGGACCTGCCCAACCTGCACATGCGCGTGTTCAAGAACGGCGCGCAGATCAGCGAGGGCCTGGGCTCGGCGGTGCAGGGCAACCCGCTCACGGCGGTGGCCTGGCTGGCCAACACCCTGGGCGAGCTGGGCATTCCGTTCAAGGCCGGGGAAATCATCCTCTCCGGCTCCCTGGTGCCGCTGGAACCGGCGCGCGCCGGTGACCGCTTCGAACTGACCATCGAGGGCCTGGGCAGCGCCCGGGTGTCCTTCCGCGACTGA
- a CDS encoding chemotaxis response regulator protein-glutamate methylesterase, whose translation MAIKVLVVDDSALIRSLLSEIVRADAELQLVGVAPDAYVARDLIKQHSPDVITLDVEMPRMDGLTFLDKLMKGRPTPVVMISSLTERGSEATLRALELGAIDFVAKPKLGIAEGMQAYAEEIRAKLKVAARARMLRRAPVVARGAEGGLPLVGTEKLIAIGASTGGTEAIKEVLLGLPADSPGVVITQHMPAGFTRSFAARLDKLCRIQVSEARDGDRILPGTALLAPGGLHMEVVRSGANYIARLSEAPPVNGHRPAVDVMFNSAARCAGRNLIAALLTGMGKDGARGLLAIREAGGYTLAQDEASCVVYGMPREAAELGAAEDVLPLEDIGPALMVQARRRGSGNRV comes from the coding sequence GTGGCGATCAAGGTACTGGTGGTGGATGACTCGGCGCTGATCCGCAGCCTGCTCAGCGAGATCGTCCGCGCCGACGCCGAGCTGCAACTGGTGGGCGTGGCGCCCGACGCCTATGTGGCCCGCGACCTGATCAAGCAGCATTCCCCCGACGTCATCACCCTGGACGTGGAAATGCCGCGCATGGACGGCCTGACCTTCCTCGACAAGCTGATGAAAGGCCGGCCGACACCGGTGGTGATGATCTCCTCCCTCACCGAGCGCGGCTCCGAGGCCACCCTGCGCGCCCTGGAGCTGGGCGCCATCGACTTCGTCGCCAAGCCCAAGCTGGGCATAGCCGAAGGCATGCAGGCCTACGCCGAGGAAATCCGCGCCAAGCTCAAGGTGGCCGCCCGCGCGCGCATGCTGCGCCGCGCCCCGGTGGTGGCCCGTGGGGCCGAGGGCGGACTGCCCCTGGTGGGTACCGAGAAACTCATCGCCATCGGCGCCTCCACCGGCGGCACCGAGGCAATCAAGGAAGTCCTCCTGGGCCTGCCCGCCGACAGCCCGGGGGTGGTCATCACCCAGCACATGCCCGCCGGCTTCACCCGCTCCTTCGCCGCGCGCCTGGACAAGCTCTGCCGCATCCAGGTCAGCGAGGCCCGCGACGGCGACCGCATCCTCCCCGGCACCGCCCTGCTCGCCCCCGGCGGCCTGCACATGGAAGTGGTGCGCTCCGGCGCCAACTACATTGCGCGGCTGTCGGAAGCGCCGCCGGTCAATGGCCATCGCCCGGCGGTGGACGTGATGTTCAACAGCGCCGCCCGCTGCGCCGGCCGCAACCTGATCGCCGCCCTGCTCACCGGCATGGGCAAGGACGGCGCCCGAGGCCTGTTGGCGATACGCGAGGCCGGCGGCTACACCCTGGCCCAGGACGAAGCCAGCTGCGTGGTCTACGGCATGCCCCGCGAGGCGGCCGAGCTCGGCGCGGCCGAGGACGTGCTGCCGCTGGAGGACATCGGCCCGGCGCTCATGGTCCAGGCCAGGAGACGGGGCAGCGGCAACCGGGTGTGA
- a CDS encoding alpha/beta fold hydrolase, with the protein MGALAQGRFVTLPDGLRLHYIEAGEGEPVVFIHGSGPGASGHGNFKQNYPTFASFGYRVIVPDLPGYGASDKPETTYSLDFFVGALAGLLDALDIQRCVLVGNSLGGAIAIKLALDAPQRVSRLVLMAPGGLMEKEQYYLQMEGIQKMGAAFANGELNDAAGMRRLLALQLFDPSLISDETVNERVAVVKQQPRCVLSSMQVPNLTARLAELACPILGFWGMNDKFCPSSGAQTLLEACRHIRFVMLSECGHWVMVEHRELFNRTCLDFLAEGRP; encoded by the coding sequence ATGGGGGCGTTAGCGCAAGGGCGTTTCGTCACGCTGCCGGATGGCCTGCGACTGCATTACATCGAGGCGGGAGAGGGCGAGCCGGTGGTGTTCATCCATGGCAGCGGCCCGGGTGCCAGCGGCCATGGCAACTTCAAGCAGAACTACCCGACCTTCGCCAGCTTCGGCTACCGGGTGATAGTCCCGGACCTTCCGGGCTATGGCGCCTCCGACAAGCCGGAAACCACCTACAGCCTGGACTTCTTCGTCGGCGCCCTGGCCGGCCTGCTGGACGCCCTGGATATCCAGCGCTGCGTGCTGGTGGGCAACTCCCTGGGCGGCGCCATCGCCATCAAGCTGGCGCTGGATGCGCCCCAGCGCGTCAGCCGCCTGGTGCTGATGGCCCCCGGCGGGCTGATGGAAAAAGAGCAGTACTACCTGCAGATGGAAGGCATCCAGAAGATGGGCGCGGCCTTCGCCAATGGCGAGCTGAACGATGCCGCCGGCATGCGCCGCCTGCTCGCCCTGCAACTCTTCGACCCCAGCCTGATCAGCGACGAAACGGTCAACGAGCGGGTCGCCGTGGTCAAGCAGCAACCCCGCTGCGTGCTCAGCAGCATGCAGGTGCCGAACCTGACCGCGCGCCTGGCCGAGCTGGCCTGCCCGATCCTCGGGTTCTGGGGCATGAACGACAAGTTCTGCCCGTCTTCCGGCGCCCAGACCCTGCTGGAGGCCTGCCGCCACATCCGCTTCGTGATGCTCAGCGAATGCGGCCACTGGGTGATGGTGGAGCACCGCGAGCTGTTCAACCGCACCTGCCTGGACTTTCTCGCCGAGGGCCGACCATGA
- a CDS encoding nuclear transport factor 2 family protein: protein MSLEQRLARLEALEAIRLLKHCYFNACDLKEVEAIRACFAEGAIVIDYGPLGTFGERDSFVALYQSMACNERVIDLHHGANPEIELTGEDEALGRWALYYFNLDAETGATRQLGGVYQDRYRCIDGAWKIVETVFRAHSVVESVASN, encoded by the coding sequence GTGAGCCTGGAGCAGCGTCTGGCCCGGTTGGAGGCGCTGGAGGCCATCCGCCTGCTCAAGCATTGCTACTTCAACGCCTGTGACCTGAAGGAGGTGGAGGCGATCCGCGCGTGCTTCGCCGAAGGCGCGATCGTGATCGACTACGGCCCCCTGGGGACGTTCGGGGAGCGCGACAGCTTTGTCGCGCTCTACCAGTCGATGGCCTGCAACGAGCGGGTGATCGACCTGCACCACGGCGCCAACCCGGAGATCGAGCTGACGGGGGAGGACGAAGCGCTGGGGCGCTGGGCGCTGTACTACTTCAACCTCGATGCCGAAACCGGCGCCACCCGGCAGCTGGGCGGGGTCTACCAGGATCGGTATCGGTGCATCGATGGCGCCTGGAAGATCGTCGAGACGGTGTTCAGGGCGCATTCGGTGGTGGAGTCGGTTGCTTCCAATTGA
- a CDS encoding CheR family methyltransferase encodes MNAQALGVHEFGYSERDFEQVCDQLYRRAGISLAASKQQMVYSRLARRLRHLALPSFASYLAYLDQHPEEWQPFINALTTNLTAFFREKHHFDQLVALAGEAQRRGRTLRFWSAAASTGEEPYSMAIALHQALGERFGQVQIIASDIDTGVLETARNGVYPLERIDQLDPAIRKRYFLRGTGSNAGFARVIPELRQHVEFRRINLLDADWHMAGGLDAIFCRNVMIYFDKPTQVRLLERQVRLLRPDGLFFAGHSESFVQANHLVKLVSRTVYRPVAGVAV; translated from the coding sequence ATGAACGCACAGGCACTGGGCGTACACGAGTTCGGCTACAGCGAGCGGGACTTCGAGCAGGTCTGCGACCAGCTCTACCGTCGCGCCGGCATCAGCCTGGCCGCCAGCAAGCAGCAGATGGTCTACAGCCGCCTGGCCCGTCGCTTGCGCCACCTGGCGCTGCCAAGCTTCGCCAGCTACCTGGCCTACCTCGACCAGCACCCGGAGGAATGGCAGCCCTTCATCAACGCCCTGACCACCAACCTCACGGCCTTCTTCCGCGAGAAGCACCACTTCGATCAATTGGTAGCCCTGGCCGGCGAAGCCCAGCGCCGGGGCCGCACCCTGCGTTTCTGGTCGGCCGCCGCCAGCACCGGGGAAGAGCCTTACTCCATGGCCATCGCCCTGCACCAGGCATTGGGTGAGCGCTTCGGGCAGGTGCAGATCATCGCTTCGGATATCGACACCGGCGTGCTGGAAACCGCGCGCAACGGGGTCTACCCCCTGGAGCGGATCGACCAGTTGGACCCGGCCATCAGGAAGCGCTACTTCCTGCGCGGCACCGGCAGCAACGCCGGCTTCGCGCGGGTGATACCGGAGCTGCGCCAGCACGTGGAGTTCCGCCGCATCAACCTGCTGGACGCCGACTGGCACATGGCGGGCGGGCTCGACGCCATCTTCTGCCGCAACGTGATGATCTACTTCGACAAGCCCACCCAGGTGCGCCTGCTGGAGCGCCAGGTGCGCCTGCTCAGGCCCGACGGGCTGTTCTTCGCCGGCCATTCGGAAAGCTTCGTGCAGGCCAACCACCTGGTGAAGCTGGTCAGCCGCACCGTCTACCGACCCGTCGCAGGAGTCGCGGTATGA